From Neosynechococcus sphagnicola sy1, the proteins below share one genomic window:
- a CDS encoding glucokinase has translation MTLLLAGDIGGTKTILSLVEAQLPAASTQIHIQTRYEQRFSSPEFFDLVPMVRQFLDAAIPSLGTQPLPETACFAIAGPVVNNTSKVTNLGWSLEADRLERELGIRHISLINDFAAVGYGVLGLTPTDLCTLQAGTPRSDAPIAVIGAGTGLGEGFLIPHPEGHQVFSSEGGSC, from the coding sequence ATGACCTTATTGCTGGCCGGTGATATTGGTGGCACCAAAACAATTCTCAGTCTGGTTGAGGCCCAACTCCCAGCGGCATCTACCCAAATTCACATCCAGACTCGTTATGAGCAGCGGTTTTCCAGCCCGGAATTTTTTGATTTAGTGCCGATGGTCCGACAGTTCCTAGATGCAGCCATCCCCTCCCTTGGCACTCAACCCCTACCAGAAACCGCCTGTTTTGCGATCGCGGGGCCTGTGGTCAATAATACTTCCAAGGTGACCAATCTCGGATGGTCCTTGGAGGCAGATCGTTTAGAACGGGAACTGGGCATCCGCCACATATCCCTGATTAATGATTTTGCTGCCGTCGGCTATGGTGTGTTGGGTCTTACCCCGACAGATTTATGTACCTTGCAGGCCGGCACACCTCGAAGCGATGCGCCAATCGCCGTCATTGGAGCTGGCACGGGATTGGGAGAAGGGTTTTTAATCCCCCACCCCGAAGGGCATCAGGTCTTTAGTTCCGAGGGGGGGTCATGCTGA
- the aat gene encoding leucyl/phenylalanyl-tRNA--protein transferase, translating to MSSFLKFDVSAIIQGYTQGYFLMADEDGKNLGWYSSRQRTLIPLDERFHYPRSLQRVLNQNRFTVAVNRDFGAVVRGCANRDTTWISPELQEIYWALYETGWAYSFETWQGDQLAGGILGLAVGGLFIGESMFYQISDGSKVALVKLVQWLRSRQFLLFDAQMMNPHLARFGAYVVSDRDYQILLKQALRRSCRLE from the coding sequence TTGTCTAGCTTTCTCAAGTTTGATGTCTCCGCGATCATCCAGGGATATACACAGGGCTATTTCCTGATGGCCGATGAGGATGGAAAAAATCTCGGGTGGTATTCCAGTCGCCAACGGACGTTAATTCCGCTGGATGAGCGGTTCCATTACCCGCGATCGCTGCAACGGGTATTGAATCAAAATCGCTTTACGGTGGCGGTCAATCGGGACTTTGGGGCGGTGGTTCGGGGCTGTGCCAACCGCGACACCACCTGGATTTCCCCAGAGCTTCAAGAAATTTACTGGGCATTATATGAAACCGGTTGGGCCTACAGCTTTGAAACCTGGCAGGGGGATCAACTGGCGGGAGGGATTTTGGGGCTGGCGGTGGGGGGACTATTCATTGGAGAATCAATGTTTTATCAGATCTCCGATGGTTCTAAGGTCGCCCTGGTCAAGCTAGTACAATGGCTGCGATCGCGGCAGTTTTTACTGTTTGATGCCCAAATGATGAATCCCCATCTCGCCCGATTTGGTGCCTATGTGGTGTCAGATCGGGACTATCAAATCCTCTTAAAGCAGGCGTTGCGTCGCTCCTGTCGTCTGGAGTAG
- a CDS encoding sarcosine oxidase subunit delta, with amino-acid sequence MKLITCPIHGARPIAEFIYGGAIQPMPDPHTTDNAAWADYVFNRQGAPGVQSEWWCHTPSNTWFIADRDTQSDIILRTYLFTGGMGLESVAKDTAKSAPTSDQW; translated from the coding sequence ATGAAACTCATTACCTGTCCAATTCATGGTGCCAGACCGATTGCAGAATTTATCTATGGTGGGGCAATCCAGCCGATGCCAGATCCCCACACCACGGATAATGCCGCTTGGGCAGACTATGTATTTAATCGCCAGGGTGCCCCCGGCGTTCAAAGCGAGTGGTGGTGTCATACCCCCAGCAACACCTGGTTTATTGCCGATCGGGACACCCAGTCCGATATTATTCTCCGCACCTATCTGTTCACGGGGGGGATGGGACTTGAGTCAGTTGCCAAGGACACCGCGAAGTCAGCGCCTACCTCCGATCAGTGGTGA
- a CDS encoding 2Fe-2S iron-sulfur cluster-binding protein: MSQLPRTPRSQRLPPISGEWIDRSQSVSFTFEGQRFRGYIGDTITSALWAAGQRVLGRSFKYHRPRGILSLANHDINALMQNGAQLNVRADVTPVADGMNLIAVNTLGGVMGDRASVINLLAPLLPVGFYYKAFHHQRLFPVWERLIRTMTGLGKLESAPPHSPTPKRYDFCDVLVIGGGVSGLAAAIAAAEAGADVVIVEENANAGGAGRYQLRGDRSQANKTLELLEAVTEHPRIRLQTTTQAAGYYADHWVPLIDAQRLTKMRAKAVIVASGASEQPAVFRQNDLPGVMLASAAQRLIYRYAVKPMDRAVVLVANRDGYGAALDLVHHGIKIMAIVDLREQPPQNPWIAELRSQGIPMFVGHCLYEARPNPAGDGVASAVICPLATNGKPQIGFQQVIACDGIVMSVGWAPTANLLYQAGAKMRFDDALQQFVPEHLPTGVFACGRVNGVFEWEQKLLDGHRAGWAAAWGLLGSSTHAKADSIPLPPLPMGASDPPPESPSHPYPFVEHPAGKNFVDFDEDLQLKDFRHAAQEGFDNIELLKRYTTVGMGSSQGKHANMNALRILARITGESPGAVGTTTARPFFHPVPLSHLAGRGFTPERRTPLQDHHGALGAEFMPAGIWLRPAYYAQPGLGREECLRKEAVAVRTQVGMVDVGTLGKLEVYGPDGVELLERVYTGRYANLPIGMSRYALMLDETGVVMDDGVVARRGSQHFYFTTTTAGSANIYRELTRLQTLWRLDCGIVNLTGAHAAINLAGPAARDLLAQLTDLDLSGTAFPYLAVRDAVVAGIPALLMRVGFVGEWGYEIHVAAEWAIALWEVLLEAGKPYDLAVFGVEAQRLLRLEKAHLIIGQDTDGLTTPREAGLAWAVKMDKPVFYWSTQFADSSPAIAETTVGWIHPGGRFSGYAPPRVPLSDCRGGDGQRPLSEHRRSRYQHCL, encoded by the coding sequence TTGAGTCAGTTGCCAAGGACACCGCGAAGTCAGCGCCTACCTCCGATCAGTGGTGAGTGGATTGATCGGAGCCAGAGCGTCAGCTTTACCTTTGAGGGACAACGGTTTAGGGGTTACATCGGTGATACCATCACCAGCGCTCTCTGGGCCGCCGGACAGCGGGTGTTAGGCCGGAGTTTTAAGTACCATCGGCCGCGTGGCATTCTCAGCCTTGCTAATCATGACATCAACGCCCTGATGCAGAATGGAGCCCAACTGAATGTTCGGGCTGATGTGACCCCGGTCGCAGATGGGATGAACCTCATCGCAGTCAATACTCTGGGAGGGGTCATGGGCGATCGCGCCAGCGTGATCAATTTGTTAGCCCCCTTGCTCCCGGTGGGTTTCTACTACAAAGCCTTTCATCACCAGCGGCTGTTTCCCGTATGGGAGCGGTTGATCCGGACTATGACCGGGCTGGGCAAGTTAGAGAGTGCTCCTCCCCATTCCCCCACCCCCAAACGCTATGACTTCTGTGATGTGCTGGTGATTGGTGGGGGTGTCTCAGGACTGGCCGCCGCGATCGCTGCCGCCGAGGCGGGTGCCGATGTGGTGATTGTAGAAGAGAATGCCAATGCTGGGGGGGCGGGTCGCTATCAACTCAGGGGGGACAGATCCCAGGCAAACAAAACCCTCGAACTCCTAGAGGCTGTAACCGAGCATCCCCGGATTCGCCTGCAAACCACCACCCAAGCCGCTGGATATTACGCGGATCATTGGGTGCCCTTAATCGATGCCCAGCGCCTGACAAAAATGCGAGCCAAAGCAGTGATTGTCGCCAGTGGAGCCTCCGAACAACCCGCCGTCTTTCGTCAGAATGATCTACCGGGGGTGATGTTAGCCTCCGCTGCCCAACGGCTGATCTATCGCTATGCCGTCAAGCCCATGGATCGTGCCGTTGTTCTCGTGGCAAATCGGGATGGCTATGGCGCTGCCTTAGACTTAGTGCACCATGGCATCAAGATCATGGCGATCGTTGATCTGCGGGAACAGCCGCCCCAAAACCCATGGATAGCCGAACTGCGATCGCAGGGGATTCCCATGTTTGTCGGTCATTGTCTCTATGAGGCCAGACCCAATCCAGCGGGGGATGGAGTGGCCAGTGCAGTGATTTGCCCCCTGGCTACCAACGGCAAGCCCCAAATTGGTTTCCAGCAGGTGATTGCCTGCGACGGGATTGTCATGAGCGTGGGTTGGGCACCAACTGCCAATCTGCTGTATCAAGCGGGTGCCAAAATGCGGTTTGATGACGCTTTACAGCAGTTTGTTCCTGAACACCTCCCCACCGGGGTGTTTGCCTGTGGCCGCGTCAATGGGGTGTTTGAGTGGGAGCAGAAATTGCTAGATGGACACCGTGCTGGCTGGGCTGCCGCTTGGGGATTGCTAGGTTCCTCGACGCATGCCAAGGCTGATTCGATCCCGTTGCCGCCGTTACCAATGGGGGCAAGTGATCCTCCCCCCGAGTCACCCTCCCATCCCTATCCCTTTGTTGAGCATCCCGCTGGCAAGAACTTTGTGGACTTCGACGAAGACCTCCAGTTGAAAGATTTCCGCCATGCCGCCCAGGAGGGATTTGACAACATTGAATTGCTTAAGCGCTACACCACAGTGGGGATGGGATCCAGTCAGGGCAAACATGCCAATATGAATGCCCTGCGAATTCTGGCTCGGATCACGGGTGAATCTCCCGGAGCCGTGGGAACCACAACAGCTCGTCCTTTTTTCCATCCCGTGCCCCTGTCCCATTTGGCGGGGCGGGGATTTACCCCCGAGCGGCGGACGCCATTGCAGGATCACCATGGTGCTTTAGGGGCTGAATTCATGCCAGCCGGAATCTGGCTGCGACCCGCTTACTACGCCCAACCGGGTCTGGGGCGAGAGGAGTGTCTTCGTAAGGAAGCAGTGGCAGTCCGTACCCAGGTGGGGATGGTGGATGTGGGCACATTAGGAAAATTGGAGGTGTATGGCCCGGATGGGGTGGAGTTACTGGAGCGTGTCTACACCGGACGTTATGCTAATTTGCCCATCGGCATGTCTCGCTATGCATTGATGCTGGATGAGACTGGCGTCGTAATGGACGATGGGGTGGTTGCTCGACGGGGCAGTCAGCATTTTTACTTCACCACCACAACGGCTGGATCTGCGAATATTTATCGAGAACTCACCCGTCTACAGACCCTGTGGCGATTGGATTGCGGCATCGTCAATCTCACGGGTGCCCACGCGGCGATCAACCTCGCAGGGCCTGCTGCCCGTGATCTCCTGGCTCAACTGACAGACCTGGATCTATCTGGCACGGCCTTTCCCTATTTGGCGGTGCGGGATGCTGTGGTGGCGGGGATTCCGGCTCTGCTGATGCGAGTGGGGTTTGTGGGGGAATGGGGATATGAGATTCACGTCGCTGCCGAGTGGGCGATCGCCCTTTGGGAGGTGCTCCTCGAAGCTGGCAAACCCTATGATCTAGCGGTATTTGGGGTGGAAGCGCAACGGTTGCTGCGCTTGGAAAAAGCTCACCTGATTATCGGTCAGGACACCGATGGTTTAACGACCCCCAGGGAAGCGGGGTTGGCCTGGGCGGTGAAGATGGATAAGCCAGTTTTTTATTGGTCAACGCAGTTTGCAGATTCTAGCCCAGCGATCGCCGAAACAACAGTTGGTTGGATTCACCCTGGAGGCAGATTTTCGGGATATGCCCCCCCAAGAGTGCCACTTAGTGATTGCAGAGGGGGCGATGGTCAAAGACCGCTCTCCGAGCATCGCCGGTCGCGTTACCAGCATTGCCTTTAG
- a CDS encoding class II glutamine amidotransferase, producing MCGIVGLLIKQPELRPSLGKLMVPMLIGMSDRGPDSAGLAVFTAPLPQPQRQYSLYAGDKNFPWSKVVKAFQGNFGSRPQIQTHGNQAVLVTDLPPVRVQGWLKAAYPLLHLLSTGRAIALYKDAGQPQAVAERYDFQSLQGSHVVAHTRMATESAVTPAHAHPFTAGEDFCLVHNGSLSNPHQIRRQLEPLGIDFETDNDTEAACRFLEWRMREGDDLEASLHQGFEVLDGFYTLLMGTVDKLALVRDAFACKPAVVAETDAYVAIASEFRSLAHLPDVHQAHIYEPAPEELYVWSV from the coding sequence ATGTGCGGAATTGTCGGTCTCCTCATTAAACAACCGGAATTGCGCCCCTCCCTAGGGAAACTAATGGTGCCGATGCTGATCGGCATGAGCGATCGCGGCCCTGATTCGGCAGGCCTAGCGGTGTTCACGGCCCCGCTTCCCCAACCCCAACGCCAATATAGCCTCTACGCTGGGGACAAGAACTTCCCCTGGTCTAAGGTGGTGAAAGCCTTTCAAGGCAACTTTGGCAGTCGTCCTCAAATCCAGACCCACGGCAACCAAGCGGTACTGGTTACAGATTTGCCTCCAGTCAGGGTGCAGGGGTGGTTGAAGGCCGCCTACCCTCTGTTGCATCTGCTCTCTACCGGACGGGCGATCGCCCTCTACAAAGATGCGGGTCAACCGCAGGCCGTTGCGGAACGCTATGACTTCCAGTCGCTGCAAGGCTCCCATGTGGTGGCTCACACCCGCATGGCTACGGAATCAGCCGTTACCCCTGCCCATGCCCACCCCTTCACCGCTGGGGAGGATTTTTGTTTGGTGCATAACGGTTCCCTGTCCAATCCCCATCAAATCCGGCGCCAACTAGAACCCCTGGGGATTGACTTTGAAACCGATAATGACACGGAAGCCGCCTGTCGGTTTCTCGAATGGCGGATGCGGGAAGGTGATGATCTTGAAGCCTCTTTGCACCAGGGCTTTGAAGTCTTAGATGGCTTTTATACCCTGCTGATGGGGACGGTGGATAAACTGGCGCTGGTGCGGGATGCCTTTGCCTGCAAACCGGCGGTGGTGGCAGAAACTGATGCCTATGTGGCGATCGCTTCCGAGTTCCGTTCCCTTGCCCATCTCCCCGATGTCCACCAGGCTCACATTTATGAACCCGCACCGGAGGAGCTATACGTATGGAGCGTGTGA
- a CDS encoding HMA2 domain-containing protein, which translates to MTVTVEVAHAAAGRLRVRIPQLADDRDFTHQLADWVSALDGVEEMRINGMARSLIIEYSPAVLTESALLDQISGYIQQADRVPLDSEPLPSETQLLDRPVISDWEHLPLPFLSLGLALVTAPLELPPLLFGVALVGAALPWLTRAADSIVQDGRPNVDLLDSLWMFLHALRGEFVAPALKTTLVGLRRTFRGTTSDERAAQAQAPLDFAPDLTWMELGRLQQRIPLTAMEVGDRLVVATNQLIPVDGIILTGAATIDAAEMTRETLPSHCTVGQAVYAGSRVVAGEVEILVQRLGDQTRAAWIAHLIKTLPVYSTDVGTQQAMLSHWAVVPTILGSATLFAFTGALGPAISPLQLDFGSGVQISMPTAILSALVYAARSGIYIRSGRALEALAHSSAVVIYHPTDAFTQRQDFREAIAHLEAQGMIVQDLNHLPPSEIAAVVHDLHRQGKTIAWIGDAIPEFASHAHADVSVAMARPGDLNLESADVLLLEEDWHHLILAIAIAKQALAVVYQNTAAIVIPNLVVVLGGVFLGFPPIIAVCTNNCTALMAELNGLAAFANWQPPLVQPALSLPPDIPTPAVANPTVDHETPFPFLNSLYSWQLT; encoded by the coding sequence ATGACCGTTACTGTTGAAGTTGCCCATGCTGCCGCAGGTCGCCTCCGGGTGCGGATTCCCCAACTGGCGGATGATCGAGACTTCACCCATCAACTTGCGGATTGGGTCTCAGCGCTAGACGGGGTCGAGGAGATGCGCATCAATGGCATGGCGAGATCGCTGATCATTGAGTACTCACCCGCCGTCCTCACAGAGTCAGCTCTTCTAGACCAGATCAGCGGTTACATCCAGCAGGCGGATAGGGTGCCACTGGATAGTGAGCCTTTGCCCTCTGAAACTCAACTCCTGGATCGCCCCGTCATCTCTGACTGGGAGCATTTACCCCTGCCCTTCCTGAGCTTGGGACTGGCACTGGTGACCGCGCCATTGGAGTTGCCGCCGTTGCTGTTTGGAGTAGCCCTTGTCGGAGCTGCACTTCCCTGGTTAACCCGTGCCGCCGACAGCATCGTCCAGGATGGGCGACCCAATGTGGATCTTTTAGACTCCCTGTGGATGTTCCTACATGCGCTGCGGGGAGAATTTGTAGCACCGGCCCTCAAGACCACTCTGGTGGGATTGCGTCGCACCTTCCGGGGCACGACCAGTGACGAGCGGGCTGCCCAGGCTCAGGCTCCCTTAGATTTTGCGCCGGATTTAACCTGGATGGAGTTAGGGCGGCTGCAACAACGGATTCCCCTCACAGCCATGGAGGTGGGCGATCGCCTAGTGGTGGCAACTAATCAATTGATCCCAGTCGATGGCATCATTCTTACAGGGGCTGCGACCATTGATGCCGCTGAGATGACCCGAGAGACGCTGCCGAGTCACTGCACCGTTGGGCAGGCCGTCTATGCCGGCAGTCGTGTGGTGGCGGGGGAAGTGGAGATTTTAGTGCAACGCCTAGGGGATCAAACCAGGGCAGCCTGGATCGCTCATCTAATTAAAACACTCCCGGTTTACAGCACCGACGTGGGCACCCAACAGGCGATGCTCTCCCATTGGGCCGTGGTACCGACGATCCTGGGAAGTGCTACTCTTTTTGCCTTTACAGGAGCCCTAGGGCCAGCGATCTCGCCCCTACAGCTGGACTTTGGCAGTGGTGTGCAAATTTCCATGCCCACTGCCATCCTCTCTGCCCTAGTCTATGCGGCTCGTTCGGGAATTTATATTCGCAGTGGCCGCGCCTTAGAAGCCTTGGCTCACTCCTCCGCTGTGGTCATTTACCACCCCACGGATGCCTTCACACAGCGGCAGGATTTTAGGGAAGCGATCGCCCATCTGGAAGCCCAGGGCATGATCGTCCAGGATCTGAATCATTTACCTCCCTCTGAAATCGCTGCGGTGGTTCACGATCTACACCGCCAGGGCAAGACCATTGCTTGGATTGGGGATGCGATTCCAGAATTTGCCTCCCATGCCCACGCGGATGTATCGGTTGCCATGGCGCGACCGGGGGATCTGAATTTAGAGTCAGCGGACGTGCTGTTGCTAGAGGAGGACTGGCACCACCTGATTCTGGCGATCGCGATCGCCAAACAGGCACTGGCAGTGGTTTATCAAAATACAGCAGCGATTGTGATTCCCAACCTAGTGGTGGTTTTAGGAGGGGTCTTCTTAGGGTTCCCCCCGATCATCGCGGTTTGCACCAATAACTGTACAGCTCTGATGGCTGAATTGAATGGGCTGGCAGCTTTTGCGAATTGGCAGCCTCCCCTGGTTCAACCCGCCCTAAGCCTGCCCCCAGATATCCCAACCCCAGCAGTAGCGAACCCAACTGTTGACCATGAGACCCCCTTCCCGTTTCTCAATTCTCTGTATTCCTGGCAACTCACCTAA
- a CDS encoding FAD-dependent oxidoreductase, whose amino-acid sequence MPLRLLKFALSPKYPEPRMFRRPDRLKAFYDVVIIGGGGHGLAAAYYLARDHGITNVAVLEKGYLGGGNTGRNTTIIRSNYLTPEGVKFYDQSVRLWQDLSQDFDLNLFYANRGHFTLAHSDSALRTMRWRAEVNKHFGIDSELVTPEVVQKACPQIDLNCGGHAPILGALYHAPGSIARHDAVAWGYARGADQRGVEIHQQTEVLGITVEAGQVTGVQTTRGNIATSRVLCAVAGSSPRILQMVGVRSPLYIHPLQAMVSEPMKPWLDPIIVSGSLHVYVSQSARGELVMGSALDPYELHSTRSTLEFAEGLAAHLLDLFPCLAPVKVVRQWAGMADMTPDFAPIMGKTAIAGFYLDAGWGTWGFKATPVSGKTMAYTVACDRNHSLIQDFLLERFTNYALVGEKGAASVGH is encoded by the coding sequence ATGCCCCTTCGACTGCTGAAATTTGCCCTATCCCCAAAATACCCAGAGCCTCGGATGTTTCGCCGACCCGATCGCCTCAAGGCTTTCTACGACGTGGTGATCATTGGGGGGGGTGGGCATGGTCTGGCTGCAGCTTACTACCTAGCAAGGGATCATGGCATCACCAACGTCGCAGTTTTGGAAAAAGGCTATCTTGGCGGCGGCAATACGGGACGGAATACCACCATTATCCGCTCGAATTATCTGACACCCGAAGGGGTGAAGTTTTACGATCAATCGGTGCGGCTCTGGCAAGATTTGTCCCAGGATTTTGACCTGAATCTGTTTTATGCCAACCGCGGGCACTTTACCCTGGCCCATTCAGATTCAGCCCTGCGCACCATGCGTTGGCGAGCGGAGGTCAACAAACACTTCGGCATTGACAGTGAGTTGGTCACCCCGGAGGTGGTCCAAAAAGCCTGCCCTCAGATCGATCTGAACTGTGGGGGACATGCCCCGATCTTAGGAGCGCTTTATCATGCCCCAGGAAGTATTGCCCGTCATGATGCCGTGGCTTGGGGATATGCTCGGGGGGCTGATCAACGGGGGGTCGAAATCCATCAGCAAACAGAGGTATTAGGGATTACGGTTGAGGCGGGGCAGGTGACGGGGGTGCAAACTACTCGAGGCAATATTGCCACATCCCGTGTATTGTGCGCGGTTGCGGGATCTAGCCCTCGAATTTTACAGATGGTGGGGGTACGATCGCCCCTTTACATTCACCCCTTGCAGGCCATGGTCAGCGAGCCGATGAAGCCCTGGCTCGATCCGATTATTGTTTCCGGTAGCTTACATGTTTATGTGAGTCAGTCCGCCCGTGGGGAACTAGTCATGGGATCGGCCCTTGATCCCTATGAATTGCATTCCACCCGATCGACCTTGGAGTTTGCCGAAGGGCTGGCAGCCCACCTGCTGGATCTATTCCCCTGTTTAGCCCCCGTCAAGGTGGTACGGCAGTGGGCTGGCATGGCAGATATGACGCCAGATTTTGCCCCGATCATGGGCAAGACGGCGATCGCGGGTTTCTATCTGGATGCCGGGTGGGGAACTTGGGGCTTCAAAGCCACCCCTGTTTCTGGGAAGACCATGGCCTATACCGTGGCCTGCGATCGCAACCACTCGCTGATTCAAGATTTCTTACTGGAACGATTTACCAACTATGCGCTGGTCGGGGAAAAAGGCGCAGCTTCTGTAGGGCATTAG
- a CDS encoding lengsin: protein MSATASPFIASGAMAPLEPICGVPWWRSPPELGGGAVGAAMVLPELIPPRGSSNFLRENPPMTPIEAKQFLADHQVKFILAQFVDIHGTAKTKAVPACHFEDILNPGAGFAGFAVWGLGQQPHSHDFMAVGDPATLSLVPWMPGFARIVCVGHVDGQPYPYDARFVLMQQLAQLKQRGWTLNTGLEPEFVLLQRDAQGRSFSCRHYGHLRKALLRL, encoded by the coding sequence GTGAGCGCAACGGCCAGCCCTTTTATCGCCTCTGGTGCGATGGCACCTTTGGAGCCTATCTGTGGCGTACCCTGGTGGCGATCGCCACCGGAACTGGGGGGCGGTGCCGTCGGTGCCGCCATGGTTTTACCGGAGCTGATCCCCCCCCGAGGCTCCAGCAATTTTCTAAGAGAGAACCCACCCATGACCCCCATCGAAGCCAAGCAGTTTTTAGCCGATCACCAGGTAAAATTTATCCTGGCACAATTTGTCGATATTCATGGTACTGCCAAAACAAAGGCCGTTCCGGCCTGCCATTTTGAGGACATTCTCAATCCAGGGGCAGGGTTTGCTGGGTTTGCCGTGTGGGGGCTGGGGCAACAGCCCCATAGTCATGACTTCATGGCTGTCGGAGATCCCGCGACCCTCTCCCTGGTGCCCTGGATGCCGGGATTTGCCCGCATAGTCTGTGTCGGCCATGTGGATGGCCAGCCCTATCCCTATGATGCCCGCTTTGTGTTGATGCAGCAGTTGGCACAGCTCAAACAACGGGGCTGGACATTGAACACCGGACTTGAACCCGAATTTGTCCTGTTGCAACGAGATGCCCAAGGGCGTAGTTTTTCCTGCCGACACTACGGACACCTTAGAAAAGCCTTGTTACGACTATAA
- a CDS encoding class I SAM-dependent methyltransferase, translating into MVVSMKMNSFIGKQILSIIRDGDYAHPGEEEAIELTFQEIPKDRKRLLLDVGCGRGGTAKYLHSHGWGHVIGIDIDEVSIKYAQHQYPMLDFLIGNVIDAPQLINHQFDVIYLFNSFYAFEDQLVALKSLRKVAKESATLLIFDYLDRGGYGQSPQVEEESPFLPHPLSLENLESRLLSTDWSLTSTTDITTQYEEWYSQFMNKVYLKRQEIIEIAGEDGINLVCELYGGLLEAIRGGNLGGLIVKARPRG; encoded by the coding sequence ATGGTAGTTTCTATGAAGATGAATTCATTTATAGGTAAGCAAATTCTCTCAATCATTCGAGATGGTGATTATGCCCATCCTGGGGAAGAAGAGGCAATTGAATTAACATTTCAGGAGATTCCCAAAGACAGGAAAAGATTACTGTTGGATGTGGGGTGTGGCCGTGGGGGAACTGCCAAATATTTACATTCCCATGGCTGGGGTCATGTAATCGGGATAGATATTGATGAAGTATCTATTAAGTATGCTCAGCATCAATATCCTATGCTTGATTTTCTGATTGGCAATGTTATTGATGCCCCCCAATTGATCAATCATCAGTTTGATGTAATTTATTTATTTAATTCCTTTTATGCTTTTGAGGATCAACTTGTCGCTTTAAAGTCCTTACGGAAAGTAGCCAAGGAATCAGCAACGTTGCTGATATTTGATTATTTAGATCGGGGCGGTTATGGTCAATCTCCCCAGGTGGAGGAGGAGTCTCCATTTTTGCCCCATCCGCTCAGCTTGGAAAATTTGGAGAGTAGACTGCTGTCAACTGATTGGTCTTTAACAAGTACAACTGATATTACAACGCAATATGAGGAATGGTATTCTCAGTTTATGAATAAAGTGTATTTGAAGCGCCAAGAAATTATAGAAATCGCGGGTGAGGATGGGATAAATCTGGTTTGTGAGTTGTATGGTGGTTTATTGGAAGCCATCCGGGGAGGCAATCTGGGTGGGTTGATAGTGAAGGCTCGACCTAGGGGATAA
- a CDS encoding protein glxC, which produces MERVTFDLAQVPLRQVNQFLHQVSGQTAPKTVAILNPDGAHNIAVGLDAPIAVEIMGHTGYYAAAMNQQAQVTITGNAGTGVAENMMSGQVRVKGFASVAAGASAHGGLLIIEGDASLRCGISLKGADIVVGGNVGSFSAFMAQAGCLVICGDAGDALGDSLYEAVIYVRGRIKSLGADARIEPMAAADIETVGSLLHQAGFEYHPQEFQRVASAKQLYHWNADANQEY; this is translated from the coding sequence ATGGAGCGTGTGACCTTCGATCTGGCTCAGGTGCCGCTGCGGCAGGTGAATCAATTTCTGCATCAAGTTTCGGGGCAGACAGCCCCGAAAACGGTGGCAATTCTCAACCCCGATGGTGCCCATAACATTGCCGTGGGGTTAGATGCCCCCATTGCGGTGGAGATTATGGGGCACACCGGCTACTATGCCGCTGCCATGAATCAACAGGCGCAAGTCACGATCACCGGTAATGCCGGGACGGGCGTGGCTGAAAACATGATGTCGGGTCAGGTAAGGGTGAAGGGCTTTGCCTCCGTAGCTGCTGGAGCCTCTGCCCACGGAGGGCTGTTGATCATTGAGGGCGATGCTAGCTTACGGTGCGGCATTTCCTTAAAGGGAGCCGATATTGTTGTGGGGGGTAATGTGGGCAGTTTCTCAGCCTTTATGGCTCAAGCTGGATGCCTGGTGATTTGTGGTGATGCGGGGGATGCCTTGGGAGATTCCCTCTATGAAGCCGTGATTTATGTCCGGGGCAGGATTAAATCCCTTGGGGCGGATGCCCGGATCGAACCCATGGCAGCAGCTGACATTGAGACCGTAGGATCACTGTTGCATCAAGCAGGGTTTGAGTATCACCCTCAAGAATTTCAACGGGTGGCATCGGCCAAGCAACTCTACCATTGGAATGCCGATGCCAACCAGGAATATTGA
- a CDS encoding glycine cleavage T C-terminal barrel domain-containing protein, which translates to MPPQECHLVIAEGAMVKDRSPSIAGRVTSIAFSPTLQRYIGLAYVLPGMAVIGSNFSIRGSDGSLVTARVSPTPFYDPNNLRQKQGSRSMELS; encoded by the coding sequence ATGCCCCCCCAAGAGTGCCACTTAGTGATTGCAGAGGGGGCGATGGTCAAAGACCGCTCTCCGAGCATCGCCGGTCGCGTTACCAGCATTGCCTTTAGCCCCACCCTGCAACGTTACATTGGTCTCGCCTATGTCCTACCCGGAATGGCGGTGATCGGCAGCAACTTCTCCATCCGTGGCTCCGATGGCTCCTTGGTAACAGCCAGGGTCAGCCCCACCCCCTTCTATGACCCCAACAACCTGCGTCAAAAGCAGGGGAGTCGTTCGATGGAGTTAAGTTAA